One window of the Pelmatolapia mariae isolate MD_Pm_ZW linkage group LG15, Pm_UMD_F_2, whole genome shotgun sequence genome contains the following:
- the cd164 gene encoding sialomucin core protein 24 isoform X2 encodes MYVKVVFFAVALALIGAAVAADSDGCSGLTSCDKCVEVAECHWANCSSILGCYNVTLKGNDSCSNASCSENGTSTTTTTINPPTTHSNSSSTSTVTVTTVSPTTAPHKNSTFDAASFIGGIVLVLGLQAVIFFLYKFCKSKDRNYHTL; translated from the exons ATGTACGTGAAGGTGGTGTTTTTCGCGGTGGCTCTGGCTCTGATTGGCGCGGCAGTCGCGGCAGACTCAG ATGGATGTTCCGGGCTAACTTCATGTGATAAATGTGTGGAAGTCGCTGAATGCCACTGGGCTAATTGCTCAT CGATTCTTGGCTGTTACAATGTGACTCTTAAAGGAAATGACTCCTGCAGCAACGCCAGCTGCTCCG AGAATGGAACcagtactactactactaccatCAATCCACCAACGACACACTCCAACTCCTCGAGTACTTCAA CTGTAACTGTCACAACAGTCAGCCCGACAACTGCCCCTCACAAGAACTCGACCTTTGATGCCGCAAGCTTCATCGGTGGGATAGTGCTGGTCCTGGGGCTGCAAGCCGTCATCTTCTTCCTCTACAAATTCTGCAAGTCCAAGGACCGCAACTACCACACCCTTTGA
- the cd164 gene encoding sialomucin core protein 24 isoform X1, with protein sequence MYVKVVFFAVALALIGAAVAADSDGCSGLTSCDKCVEVAECHWANCSSILGCYNVTLKGNDSCSNASCSGFVPVPTSSKNTTNPTTTPHTTVVPTTSNSTTTENGTSTTTTTINPPTTHSNSSSTSTVTVTTVSPTTAPHKNSTFDAASFIGGIVLVLGLQAVIFFLYKFCKSKDRNYHTL encoded by the exons ATGTACGTGAAGGTGGTGTTTTTCGCGGTGGCTCTGGCTCTGATTGGCGCGGCAGTCGCGGCAGACTCAG ATGGATGTTCCGGGCTAACTTCATGTGATAAATGTGTGGAAGTCGCTGAATGCCACTGGGCTAATTGCTCAT CGATTCTTGGCTGTTACAATGTGACTCTTAAAGGAAATGACTCCTGCAGCAACGCCAGCTGCTCCG GCTTTGTACCTGTCCCCACCTCCTCTAAGAATACAACCAATCCTACTACAACCCCCCATACTACTGTTGTTCCCACCACCTCTAACAGCACCACCACAG AGAATGGAACcagtactactactactaccatCAATCCACCAACGACACACTCCAACTCCTCGAGTACTTCAA CTGTAACTGTCACAACAGTCAGCCCGACAACTGCCCCTCACAAGAACTCGACCTTTGATGCCGCAAGCTTCATCGGTGGGATAGTGCTGGTCCTGGGGCTGCAAGCCGTCATCTTCTTCCTCTACAAATTCTGCAAGTCCAAGGACCGCAACTACCACACCCTTTGA
- the cep57l1 gene encoding centrosomal protein CEP57L1, whose protein sequence is METYHDQILDSPSKNSYIGSYYQPPDRIVKPSREPEPHAHSSISMGTHMASSSVSQSRPNIDSKAVVDALKTLQEKIRRLELERMQAEKSYQQFSHDAQKHPQVTSLHSQTAASLPGMDNSARRELDSKLQSAEARCKVLEKQLDYMRKMVENAKKERSALMENQASLQSEQKSSSNSQIQREKLEKLESECLKLSRTQTLAEMKLSILEQKLLKEEHERKLVQEKAEELQREFDVSLRPSLPTSEETKPKKKTKKTIRKTSKPAELLPKSPMRKKMPFVAGTSTSPSHSVHANVQSILHMMKHHQPQLCQRVSALHRSGCGVKKNLQKDFSSSSSDSSEKPNRLRVDPSLSSLDDLLLALQDELGQMSFEHQELVHQIDGAQNPEQRQELQRELELLVTRMEDKGSQITKLRKHQRMIQKLAQCRSSPEEHTAKKLSGIKPPAPSPVQTEKKGRTDRTTQKNLQLLRETQKFRNSLKQDDLSWET, encoded by the exons ATTTTAGACTCACCTTCCAAGAACAGTTACATTGGAAGCTACTACCAGCCACCAGACAGGATAGTGAAACCTTCACGAGAGCCGGAGCCCCATGCACACTCATCTATCAGCATGGGCACACACATGGCCAGCAGCTCAGTTTCCCAGAGCAGACCAAATATTGATAGCAAAG CCGTGGTTGATGCACTGAAGACCCTTCAGGAGAAAATTAGGCGGCTGGAGCTGGAAAGGATGCAAGCAGAGAAGAGCTACCAGCAGTTCTCCCATGATGCTCAAAAACATCCTCAAGTTACATCATTGCACAGTCAGACAGCAGCCAGCCTGCCTGGGATGGATAACTCTGCCAGGAGAG AACTGGACTCAAAACTGCAGTCTGCAGAAGCTCGCTGTAAGGTTCTCGAGAAGCAGCTGGACTACATGAGGAAAATGGTTGAAAATGCCAAAAAGGAGAGGAGCGCTCTAATGGAAAATCAG GCTTCTCTGCAGAGCGAGCAAAAGAGCAGCTCAAACAGCCAAATTCAGCGAGAGAAGCTGGAAAAACTCGAGTCAGAGTGTCTCAAACTGAGCAGAACCCAAACTCTGGCAGAG ATGAAGCTTTCCATCCTGGAGCAGAAACTGCTGAAAGAAGAGCACGAGCGTAAACTCGTGCAGGAGAAGGCGGAGGAG CTGCAACGAGAGTTTGATGTCAGCCTTCGACCATCTCTGCCAACTTCTGAAGAGACAAAgccaaagaagaaaacaaaaaagaccatCAGG AAAACCTCTAAACCTGCCGAACTGCTACCAAAGAGCCCGATGCGCAAGAAAATGCCCTTTGTTGCAGGAACA TCGACGAGCCCAAGCCATTCGGTTCATGCCAACGTGCAAAGCATCCTTCACATGATGAAGCACCACCAGCCACAGCTGTGCCAGCGAGTGAGTGCGCTCCACAGGTCTGGCTGCGGAGTGAAGAAAAACCTCCAAAAGGActtttcttcatcttcctctgaTTCATCAGAGAAGCCTAACAGGCTGCGCGTTGACCCATCGCTAAGCTCACTCGACGACCTGCTCCTGGCTCTGCAGGACGAGCTGGGACAGATGAGCTT TGAGCATCAGGAGTTGGTGCATCAGATCGATGGAGCTCAAAATCCGGAGCAGAGGCAGGAGCTCCAGAGAGAATTGGAGCTGCTGGTCACCAGGATGGAGGATAAAGGATCTCAGATCACCAAGCTCCGCAAACACCAGAGGATG ATCCAAAAACTGGCCCAGTGCCGATCATCTCCTGAGGAGCACACAGCCAAAAAGCTGAGTGGGATCAAGCCACCTGCTCCTTCTCCCGTTCAGACTGAAAAGAAGGGAAGGACAGATAGGACTACTCaaaaaaacctgcagcttctcagAGAGACACAGAAGTTCAGAAACAGCCTCAAACAGGATGACCTCTCCTGGGAAACGTGA